Proteins co-encoded in one Hymenobacter swuensis DY53 genomic window:
- a CDS encoding nicotinate phosphoribosyltransferase, which produces MNSAPLSGLYAPSLSLLTDLYQVTMAYGYWQQGLQDREAVFHLYFRKAPFQGGYAVVAGLAYAVDYLQNLRFSEDDLTYLGSLKSSKGAAMFPAEFLQYLRELKFTCDVDAIAEGTVVFGNEPLIRVQGPLLQAQLVETALLTLVNFQTLIATKASRIREAAGSDTVLEFGLRRAQGPDGGLSASRAAYLGGVDATSNVLAGQRFGIPVKGTHAHSWVMAFGDEETAFTAYAKAFPDDSVFLVDTYDTLEGVRHAIKVAREMRANGHELGGIRLDSGDLAYLSREARALLNEAGFNNVRIVASNDLEENLITSLKQQGAKIDTWGIGTQLVTAYDQPALGGVYKLAALRKPDDSGWDFTIKLSEQLAKTSIPGILQVRRYETDKGQPRADMLYNVAEPLPEQLTLVDPLDATRRRAVRPDAPYRELLEPIFRNGELVHTLPTLQESRARAHREILSLDPSIRRFLNPHTYPVGLEESLNTFRTKLILEKRPVRPA; this is translated from the coding sequence ATGAATTCTGCCCCGCTTTCCGGCCTCTACGCCCCCTCCCTCAGCCTGCTCACCGACCTCTACCAGGTTACCATGGCCTACGGCTACTGGCAGCAGGGTTTGCAGGACCGCGAGGCCGTGTTTCACTTGTATTTCCGGAAAGCCCCGTTTCAGGGCGGTTACGCCGTGGTGGCCGGCCTGGCCTACGCCGTCGATTATTTGCAGAACCTGCGCTTCTCCGAGGACGACCTTACGTACCTCGGTAGCCTGAAAAGCAGCAAGGGCGCAGCCATGTTCCCGGCGGAGTTTCTGCAGTATCTGCGTGAACTGAAGTTTACCTGCGACGTGGACGCCATTGCTGAGGGCACGGTGGTGTTCGGCAACGAGCCGCTGATTCGGGTGCAGGGGCCGCTGCTGCAGGCCCAGCTGGTGGAAACGGCCCTGCTCACGCTGGTAAATTTTCAGACGCTGATTGCCACCAAAGCGTCCCGCATCCGGGAAGCCGCCGGCTCCGATACCGTGCTGGAATTCGGCCTGCGCCGTGCTCAGGGGCCCGATGGTGGCCTTTCGGCCAGCCGTGCCGCCTACCTGGGTGGGGTAGATGCCACCAGTAACGTGCTGGCCGGACAGCGGTTTGGTATTCCAGTAAAGGGCACCCACGCCCACAGTTGGGTAATGGCCTTCGGGGATGAGGAAACCGCCTTCACCGCCTACGCTAAGGCGTTTCCGGATGACTCGGTATTTCTGGTGGATACCTACGACACGCTGGAAGGCGTGCGCCACGCCATTAAAGTAGCCCGCGAGATGCGCGCCAACGGCCACGAACTGGGCGGCATCCGCCTGGATTCCGGCGACTTGGCTTACCTCAGCCGCGAGGCCCGCGCGTTGCTCAACGAGGCCGGGTTCAACAACGTGCGCATCGTGGCCAGCAACGACCTAGAGGAAAACCTCATCACCAGCCTCAAGCAGCAGGGCGCTAAAATCGACACCTGGGGCATCGGCACGCAGCTCGTCACGGCCTACGACCAGCCGGCGCTGGGAGGCGTGTACAAGCTGGCCGCCCTGCGCAAACCCGACGACTCGGGCTGGGACTTCACCATCAAGCTCTCGGAGCAGCTGGCCAAAACCAGCATCCCCGGCATCCTGCAGGTGCGCCGTTACGAAACCGACAAAGGCCAGCCCCGCGCCGACATGCTCTACAACGTGGCCGAGCCGTTGCCCGAGCAGCTCACCTTGGTAGACCCGCTGGACGCCACCCGCCGACGCGCCGTGCGCCCCGACGCCCCCTACCGGGAGCTGCTGGAGCCCATTTTCCGCAATGGCGAGCTGGTACACACGCTGCCCACCCTGCAGGAAAGCCGGGCCCGCGCCCACCGCGAAATCCTGAGCCTCGACCCCAGCATCCGCCGCTTCCTTAACCCCCACACCTACCCCGTGGGCCTGGAAGAGTCGCTGAACACGTTCCGCACGAAGCTGATTCTGGAGAAGCGCCCCGTACGGCCGGCGTAA
- a CDS encoding DUF4240 domain-containing protein — protein MDKKEFWQLIEDAKTAAHGDQQQQEATLISQLAQLEPEQIIGFECRLREYLLEADHFHIMAAQKIIDGYVSDDPYLYFRCWLIGQGEAVFTNALQNADSLTNVMDEGYQAFEELLYVATKAFEQRTGKTEEDDTFPRNVASARGLNYDFGAETKGEDWTESQLPKLLPKLWRKFGVA, from the coding sequence ATGGATAAGAAAGAATTCTGGCAACTCATCGAAGACGCCAAAACGGCCGCCCACGGCGACCAGCAGCAGCAGGAAGCCACTCTCATCAGCCAGCTGGCGCAGCTGGAGCCGGAGCAGATTATCGGGTTTGAATGCCGCCTGCGCGAATACCTGTTGGAAGCCGACCACTTCCACATCATGGCCGCCCAGAAAATCATCGACGGCTACGTCTCCGACGACCCCTACTTGTACTTCCGCTGCTGGCTGATCGGGCAGGGCGAAGCCGTGTTCACCAACGCGCTGCAGAATGCCGATTCCCTGACCAACGTCATGGACGAAGGCTATCAGGCTTTCGAGGAGCTGCTGTACGTGGCTACCAAAGCCTTCGAGCAGCGCACCGGCAAAACTGAGGAAGACGACACCTTCCCGCGCAACGTGGCCAGTGCGCGGGGGCTGAACTACGACTTCGGTGCCGAAACCAAAGGCGAAGACTGGACCGAAAGCCAACTGCCCAAGCTGCTGCCGAAGCTGTGGAGGAAGTTCGGCGTGGCGTAA
- a CDS encoding DUF4240 domain-containing protein → MKRYFINQEGEANKFWNIEIHDSAYTVDFGKIGTLGRKNQKVAADAAACAAEVAKLIQEKQRKGYYEVAEGASIPEKLAPAYRPMDEELFWEILSLLNWKKTGNDDAVLLPAEKRLAALPLADIFAFEDILAEKLYRLDGEKYAAACYPGQHAGSISADAFLYDRCSVLCNGPVFYETVVQDPAQWPVGLEFESLLYLAGNAYTRKTGQDDFPHTPRVSYETGSNTAGWLPME, encoded by the coding sequence ATGAAACGCTATTTTATCAATCAGGAAGGCGAGGCCAACAAGTTCTGGAACATTGAAATCCACGATTCCGCCTACACGGTAGACTTCGGCAAAATCGGGACCCTGGGCCGGAAGAATCAGAAAGTAGCGGCCGATGCGGCTGCCTGCGCGGCTGAAGTGGCGAAGCTGATTCAGGAAAAGCAGCGGAAAGGCTATTACGAAGTAGCCGAAGGGGCATCCATCCCGGAGAAGCTCGCGCCTGCGTACCGGCCAATGGATGAAGAATTATTTTGGGAAATTCTGAGTCTGCTCAATTGGAAAAAGACGGGTAACGACGACGCCGTGTTGCTGCCGGCTGAAAAACGGCTGGCCGCTTTGCCGTTGGCCGACATCTTCGCCTTCGAGGACATATTGGCGGAAAAGCTGTATCGGCTGGATGGTGAGAAGTATGCCGCCGCCTGCTACCCCGGTCAACATGCGGGCTCTATTTCCGCCGATGCTTTTCTGTACGACCGGTGCAGCGTACTCTGCAACGGCCCAGTCTTCTACGAAACGGTAGTGCAGGACCCAGCGCAGTGGCCGGTGGGGTTGGAGTTTGAAAGCCTGCTGTATCTGGCGGGCAACGCGTACACCCGCAAAACTGGGCAGGACGATTTTCCGCACACCCCGCGCGTCTCCTACGAAACCGGTAGCAATACAGCCGGGTGGCTGCCTATGGAGTAA
- a CDS encoding heavy-metal-associated domain-containing protein — MPTLHFKTSINCANCVRAVTPFLDAEPTVETWRVDTDNPAKILTVEGPNVIPEQVLKAVAQAGFDIEPVA, encoded by the coding sequence ATGCCTACTCTGCACTTCAAAACCAGCATCAACTGCGCCAATTGCGTGCGCGCCGTCACGCCTTTCCTCGACGCCGAGCCCACCGTGGAAACCTGGCGGGTGGATACCGACAACCCCGCCAAAATCCTGACCGTGGAGGGCCCGAACGTGATACCCGAGCAGGTGCTGAAAGCCGTGGCCCAGGCCGGGTTCGATATTGAGCCCGTAGCTTAG